A region of Toxorhynchites rutilus septentrionalis strain SRP chromosome 1, ASM2978413v1, whole genome shotgun sequence DNA encodes the following proteins:
- the LOC129765201 gene encoding tolloid-like protein 1 — MDPKQLNSAASVLCLAARRTWYRKGRAQHYLSRGIFPKLLALMPLILVPACLCLQLNETLITQKHQHHHRYTIDDLFSMKFSSKISDDIDMDPCKSSGFLGDIALPNLNYETEWQKQRLNKSFQQELEKLKQEVYHEGLQVEEEGLTDIVRKKTKQVTPELATRASITNNRNRNLNDPSVDVSESHPVDHKSLNRNSAPNEDDKNAIIDSYYDESQIKATIIDNNDNIIARNTDTNQAEHKEKTQSLPDNENLNSTHSPTSSGNVILKGSNDSKTAKGKNNGKTMDVRNIDHNRIQSDTKDIVINDSSDNIVSNSHLSRRIALTAIPTPTVSSKAAPVNHTSRFDESHRNGKTSNDTLNGDVTINNHKRHRRRRRQGHKNNGTLDQMRKSIRKSADANSDTYRTKLDRLKNELSHSTLSIDDPNLEHLKKVNVHSKKMRKAKTAAPTKSKPTSGGVYNKSWRSVSRVHRDRHKQMGKTTDRIDRKMASIENSKQEPARTPDDILMQHKTPDKGSARGNIFTTDADEKVVESSFLAARLITDTNLDERMQFSLPVDPARNFNNADHHRVTRAATAKKERIWDFGVIPYEIDGNFSGLHKALFKQAMRHWENYTCIKFVERNPIDHPNYIVFTERQCGCCSFVGKRGNGPQAISIGKNCDKFGIVVHELGHVVGFWHEHTRPDRENHVVIEKNNIMMGQEYNFNKLTEDEVNSLGLPYDYDSIMHYARNTFSKGTYLDTIFPIEMPGRKRPEIGQRLRLSEGDIAQANLLYKCAKCGRTFQENSASFTSPSYYFSAPPSEPERCEWRITATHGERIVLNITDLDIFKSNNCRSDFLEIRDGYWHKSQILGKFCGSGKVNDLIKSTGSRMLLTYTTTFRQANMRGFAASYEAVCGGNVNLESGGRLESPNYPMDYLPNKECIWKISVPKDYQVALKFQSFEVENHDNCVYDYVEVRDGDSADSRLIGVFCGYKSPPDMRSTTNKMFVKFVSDGSVQKAGFSATFMKEVDECERMDHGCEHECINTLGGYECACYTGYELHSDKKSCENACGGSLSQPNGTILSPSFPNEYPIMKKCQWEITAPAQHKITLNFTHFELEGNTFYQASECEYDSVTIYSKLSEDNLKRHGVFCGTKIPPSITSESNILLVEFKSDKTIQKSGFAAVYSTDVDECAMNNGGCQHECKNTLGSYTCSCHNGYTLQDNGHDCKEGGCKYEVTSSNGQIFSPNYPDYYPPKKDCIWHFTTTPGHRIRLVFNVFDIEPHQECAYDHIVVYDGDSTESFALGRFCGGKLPHPLSSTSNEMYMVFNTDTSVQRKGFFASHSTACGGHLRATNKVKHIYSHAKYGAGMYDNGADCEWSIEADRDKNVQLKFLTFDVEEERMCSYDYVEVYGGLDDASGPLHGKYCGNSNPPEIISMDEALLVRFRSDDTVGFKGFSASYVAISPFGNGQSTDEELSESAEITPFPGSLKNTVIKPDEDVDEDEDEDYEIFVHHRHLNPKVHFSVRNEIRSSQTID, encoded by the exons GTGGATTTCTGGGCGATATTGCACTGCCAAATCTAAACTACGAAACAGAATGGCAAAAACAAAGACTGAACAAATCGTTTCAACAGGAGTTAGAGAAGCTCAAACAAGAAGTTTACCACGAGGGTCTGCAGGTTGAAGAAGAAGGGTTAACAGATATAGTGAGAAAGAAAACCAAACAAGTGACGCCTGAACTGGCTACCAGAGCAAGTATTACTAACAATCGCAATAGAAACCTCAACGATCCATCCGTTGATGTTTCCGAGTCGCATCCTGTCGATCATAAATCACTCAACCGAAACTCTGCACCCAACGAGGACGACAAAAATGCTATAATTGACAGTTACTACGATGAATCGCAGATAAAAGCGACAATCATTGACAACAACGATAACATCATTGCTAGAAACACGGATACTAATCAAGCTGAGCATAAAGAGAAAACACAATCACTACCAGATAACGAGAATCTGAATTCCACCCACTCCCCCACGTCATCGGGCAATGTCATCCTGAAAGGGAGCAACGATTCAAAGACCGCGAAAGGGAAGAACAATGGCAAGACAATGGATGTTCGCAATATCGACCATAATCGTATTCAGTCTGATACAAAAGATATCGTTATTAACGATTCGAGTGATAACATTGTCAGCAATAGCCATTTGAGTAGAAGGATTGCTTTGACGGCGATTCCAACACCTACAGTATCTTCGAAAGCCGCTCCAGTGAATCATACCAGCCGATTTGATGAATCTCACCGTAATGGGAAAACTTCGAATGATACACTTAACGGAGATGTTACCATTAATAACCACAAGCGTCATCGACGAAGACGCAGACAGGGCCATAAAAATAATGGCACTTTGGATCAAATGCGAAAATCGATACGAAAATCAGCAGATGCTAATTCAGACACATATAGAACCAAATTAgatcgattgaaaaatgaacttagTCACTCTACGCTTTCCATCGACGACCCCAATCTGGAGCATTTAAAAAAGGTAAACGTCCATAGCAAAAAAATGCGAAAGGCAAAGACAGCCGCCCCAACCAAAAGTAAACCAACAAGTGGGGGAGTGTACAATAAGTCATGGAGAAGCGTTTCGCGGGTACACAGGGATCGCCATAAGCAAATGGGGAAAACAACAGACAGAATTGACAGAAAAATGGCTAGCATTGAAAATAGCAAACAGGAACCAGCCCGCACCCCAGACGACATCCTCATGCAACACAAAACGCCAGACAAGGGAAGTGCCAGAGGAAACATTTTCACAACAGATGCAGATGAAAAAGTCGTTGAGTCGTCGTTTCTGGCGGCACGTCTGATAACTGACACTAACCTTGACGAGCGGATGCAGTTTTCGCTACCTGTTGATCCTGCAAG GAACTTCAATAATGCGGACCACCATCGCGTTACACGTGCCGCCACCGCAAAGAAAGAGCGTATCTGGGATTTTGGCGTCATCCCCTATGAAATCGATGGCAATTTCAGCGGATTGCACAAGGCCCTCTTCAAGCAAGCAATGCGTCACTGGGAGAACTACACTTGCATAAAATTCGTCGAGCGTAATCCCATCGACCACCCCAACTACATCGTGTTTACGGAACGCCAATGCGG CTGTTGCTCGTTTGTGGGGAAGCGTGGCAATGGACCACAGGCGATCTCGATTGGAAAGAACTGTGACAAGTTTGGGATTGTCGTGCACGAATTAGGTCATGTTGTTGGCTTCTGGCACGAGCATACCCGACCGGATCGCGAAAATCACGTAGTAATCGAGAAAAACAACATAATGATGGGTCAGGAGTACAACTTCAACAAGTTAACCGAGGACGAAGTGAATTCGTTAGGTTTGCCCTACGACTACGACTCGATTATGCACTACGCGCGTAACACTTTTTCGAAGGGAACTTATCTGGACACAATATTCCCCATCGAAATGCCAGGCCGCAAACGTCCCGAAATTGGTCAACGATTACGACTCAGCGAGGGAGACATTGCACAGGCAAACCTGCTCTACAAATGCGCCA AATGCGGTCGCACGTTTCAGGAAAATTCAGCATCATTCACCTCCCCCAGCTACTATTTCTCCGCGCCGCCCAGCGAACCGGAAAGATGCGAGTGGAGAATAACTGCAACGCACGGAGAGCGAATTGTGCTCAACATTACCGATCTG GATATTTTCAAGTCAAACAATTGTCGCTCGGATTTTCTGGAGATTCGCGATGGATATTGGCACAAATCACAGATCCTCGGGAAATTCTGCGGATCGGGCAAAGTAAACGATTTAATCAAATCAACAGGCAGTCGTATGCTGCTCACCTACACGACAACGTTTCGCCAGGCCAATATGCGAGGATTTGCTGCTAGTTATGAGG CGGTTTGTGGCGGCAATGTTAATTTGGAAAGTGGCGGACGCTTGGAATCGCCTAATTATCCTATGGATTATTTGCCGAACAAGGAGTGTATTTGGAAAATCAGTGTTCCCAAGGACTATCAAGTGGCTTTGAAATTTCAATCGTTCGAAGTGGAAAATCACGATAATTGTGTGTACGAttacgtcgaagttcgtgatggCGACTCGGCTGATTCACGACTAATTGGTGTTTTTTGCGGCTACAAAAGCCCACCAGATATGAg ATCAACtacaaacaaaatgtttgtaaaaTTTGTATCTGATGGGTCGGTACAGAAAGCAGGTTTCTCTGCCACTTTCATGAAGGAAGTGGACGAATGTGAAAGAATGGACCATGGTTGTGAGCACGAGTGCATCAACACGCTAGGAGGATATGAATGCGCCTGCTACACGGGATACGAACTGCACAGCGATAAAAAATCGTGCGAGA ATGCCTGTGGCGGAAGTTTATCGCAACCAAATGGAACTATATTGTCCCCTTCCTTCCCAAACGAGTATCCGATTATGAAAAAATGCCAATGGGAGATAACTGCACCAGCACAACACAAGATTACTCTGAATTTTACACATTTTGAACTGGAGGGCAATACATTCTATCAGGCATCCGAGTGTGAGTATGATTCGGTAACGATTTACTCGAAGTTGAGTGAAGATAATCTGAAACGACATGGTGTATTTTGTGGGACGAAAATTCCACCCTCAATAACATCCGAAAGTAACATATTGCTGGTGGAATTTAAATCAGACAAGACCATCCAGAAGTCCGGGTTCGCTGCTGTCTATTCAACCGACGTGGATGAATGTGCAATGAATAACGGAGGCTGCCAACATGAATGCAAAAACACTCTCGGGTCGTACACTTGTTCATGCCATAATGGGTACACTTTGCAGGATAATGGCCATGATTGCAAAGAAGGAGGCTGTAAATACGAGGTCACTTCCTCAAACGGTCAGATCTTTAGTCCGAACTACCCTGATTACTATCCACCCAAGAAAGACTGTATTTGGCACTTTACGACAACACCAGGACATCGAATTCGACTGGTGTTCAATGTCTTTGACATAGAGCCACATCAA GAATGTGCCTACGATCATATTGTCGTTTATGATGGCGATTCAACGGAGAGCTTCGCTCTAGGAAGATTTTGTGGGGGAAAACTTCCGCATCCCCTCTCATCTACGTCCAACGAAATGTACATGGTATTCAATACCGATACAAGTGTTCAACGGAAAGGCTTTTTCGCTAGCCACTCAACGGCTTGTGGCGGTCATTTGAGGGCAACAAACAAGGTCAAGCATATATACTCTCATGCGAAATATGGCGCTGGAATGTACGATAATGGCGCCGATTGTGAGTGGTCCATCGAAGCAGATCGTGACAAAAACGTGCAACTGAAATTCCTTACCTTCGACGTCGAGGAAGAACGGATGTGTTCGTATGATTATGTTGAGGTATACGGTGGTTTGGATGACGCCAGTGGACCTTTACATGGCAAATATTGTGGAAATAGT AACCCACCAGAAATCATATCAATGGACGAAGCACTGTTGGTCCGATTCCGCTCAGATGACACAGTAGGCTTCAAGGGTTTCTCCGCATCGTATGTCGCGATAAGCCCTTTTGGGAACGGCCAATCGACAGACGAGGAGCTGTCGGAGAGCGCCGAAATCACGCCCTTTCCGGGATCGCTCAAAAACACCGTCATCAAGCCGGACGAAGACGTGGACGAGGACGAAGACGAAGACTACGAAATATTCGTCCACCATCGGCATCTAAATCCGAAAGTGCACTTTTCGGTACGCAATGAGATACGGTCATCTCAGACGATTGACTGA